One window from the genome of Manis pentadactyla isolate mManPen7 chromosome 15, mManPen7.hap1, whole genome shotgun sequence encodes:
- the CD37 gene encoding leukocyte antigen CD37 isoform X2 encodes MSAQDSCLSLIKYLLFVFNLFFFVLGSLIFCFGIWILIDKTSFVSFIWSKGLAVSGILTMGLALLGCVGALKELRCLLGLYFGILLLLFATQITLGILISTQRIRLERRVKDIVLQTIQKYRTDPEKTEAEESWDYVQFQLRCCGWNSPQDWFHVPSLRSNESEVPRVPCSCYNSSATNDSAVFDMISLPQFSRLGPPARPRQNTDFCVVPANSYIYREGCARSLQKWLHNNLISIVGICLGVGLLELHDALDIPVQKPGQSLRQTRSVPLGPALPKAPPRPLPGPWALP; translated from the exons ATGTCGGCCCAGGACAGCTGCCTCAGCCTCATCAAGTACCTCCTCTTCGTTTTCAACCTCTTCTTCTTC GTTCTAGGCAGCCTGATTTTCTGCTTCGGCATCTGGATACTCATCGACAAGACCAGCTTCGTGTCCTTT ATCTGGTCCAAGGGCCTGGCTGTCTCTGGAATCCTCACCATGGGCCTTGCCCTCCTGGGCTGTGTGGGGGCCCTGAAGGAGCTACGCTGCCTCCTGGGCCTG TATTTTGGGATACTGCTGCTCCTGTTTGCCACGCAGATCACCCTGGGAATCCTCATCTCCACTCAGCGGATCCGG CTGGAGCGGAGGGTGAAGGACATCGTGCTGCAGACGATCCAAAAGTACCGCACAGACCCGGAGAAGACGGAGGCGGAGGAGAGCTGGGACTATGTGCAGTTCCAG CTGCGCTGCTGCGGCTGGAATTCTCCTCAGGACTGGTTCCATGTCCCCAGCCTGAGAAGCAACGAATCGGAGGTACCCCGCGTGCCCTGCTCCTGCTATAACTCATCGGCAACCAACGATTCTGCAGTCTTCGATATGATTTCCTTACCCCAGTTCAGCCGGCTCGGACCACCGGCGCGGCCCAGGCAAAATACAGACTTTTGCGTGGTCCCGGCAAACAGCTACATCTACCgagag GGCTGCGCGCGGAGCCTCCAGAAGTGGTTGCACAATAACCTCATCTCCATAGTGGGCATTTGTCTGGGCGTCGGTCTACTCGAG CTTCATGACGCTCTCGATATTCCTGTGCAGAAACCTGGACAAAGTCTTCGACAGACTCGCTCGGTACCGCTAGGCCCCGCCCTTCCTAAAGCCCCACCCCGACCCCTTCCAGGACCCTGGGCACTTCCCTGA
- the CD37 gene encoding leukocyte antigen CD37 isoform X1 has protein sequence MSAQDSCLSLIKYLLFVFNLFFFVLGSLIFCFGIWILIDKTSFVSFVGLSFMPLQIWSKGLAVSGILTMGLALLGCVGALKELRCLLGLYFGILLLLFATQITLGILISTQRIRLERRVKDIVLQTIQKYRTDPEKTEAEESWDYVQFQLRCCGWNSPQDWFHVPSLRSNESEVPRVPCSCYNSSATNDSAVFDMISLPQFSRLGPPARPRQNTDFCVVPANSYIYREGCARSLQKWLHNNLISIVGICLGVGLLELHDALDIPVQKPGQSLRQTRSVPLGPALPKAPPRPLPGPWALP, from the exons ATGTCGGCCCAGGACAGCTGCCTCAGCCTCATCAAGTACCTCCTCTTCGTTTTCAACCTCTTCTTCTTC GTTCTAGGCAGCCTGATTTTCTGCTTCGGCATCTGGATACTCATCGACAAGACCAGCTTCGTGTCCTTTGTGG GCTTGTCCTTCATGCCCCTGCAGATCTGGTCCAAGGGCCTGGCTGTCTCTGGAATCCTCACCATGGGCCTTGCCCTCCTGGGCTGTGTGGGGGCCCTGAAGGAGCTACGCTGCCTCCTGGGCCTG TATTTTGGGATACTGCTGCTCCTGTTTGCCACGCAGATCACCCTGGGAATCCTCATCTCCACTCAGCGGATCCGG CTGGAGCGGAGGGTGAAGGACATCGTGCTGCAGACGATCCAAAAGTACCGCACAGACCCGGAGAAGACGGAGGCGGAGGAGAGCTGGGACTATGTGCAGTTCCAG CTGCGCTGCTGCGGCTGGAATTCTCCTCAGGACTGGTTCCATGTCCCCAGCCTGAGAAGCAACGAATCGGAGGTACCCCGCGTGCCCTGCTCCTGCTATAACTCATCGGCAACCAACGATTCTGCAGTCTTCGATATGATTTCCTTACCCCAGTTCAGCCGGCTCGGACCACCGGCGCGGCCCAGGCAAAATACAGACTTTTGCGTGGTCCCGGCAAACAGCTACATCTACCgagag GGCTGCGCGCGGAGCCTCCAGAAGTGGTTGCACAATAACCTCATCTCCATAGTGGGCATTTGTCTGGGCGTCGGTCTACTCGAG CTTCATGACGCTCTCGATATTCCTGTGCAGAAACCTGGACAAAGTCTTCGACAGACTCGCTCGGTACCGCTAGGCCCCGCCCTTCCTAAAGCCCCACCCCGACCCCTTCCAGGACCCTGGGCACTTCCCTGA
- the CD37 gene encoding leukocyte antigen CD37 isoform X4: protein MPLQIWSKGLAVSGILTMGLALLGCVGALKELRCLLGLYFGILLLLFATQITLGILISTQRIRLERRVKDIVLQTIQKYRTDPEKTEAEESWDYVQFQLRCCGWNSPQDWFHVPSLRSNESEVPRVPCSCYNSSATNDSAVFDMISLPQFSRLGPPARPRQNTDFCVVPANSYIYREGCARSLQKWLHNNLISIVGICLGVGLLELHDALDIPVQKPGQSLRQTRSVPLGPALPKAPPRPLPGPWALP from the exons ATGCCCCTGCAGATCTGGTCCAAGGGCCTGGCTGTCTCTGGAATCCTCACCATGGGCCTTGCCCTCCTGGGCTGTGTGGGGGCCCTGAAGGAGCTACGCTGCCTCCTGGGCCTG TATTTTGGGATACTGCTGCTCCTGTTTGCCACGCAGATCACCCTGGGAATCCTCATCTCCACTCAGCGGATCCGG CTGGAGCGGAGGGTGAAGGACATCGTGCTGCAGACGATCCAAAAGTACCGCACAGACCCGGAGAAGACGGAGGCGGAGGAGAGCTGGGACTATGTGCAGTTCCAG CTGCGCTGCTGCGGCTGGAATTCTCCTCAGGACTGGTTCCATGTCCCCAGCCTGAGAAGCAACGAATCGGAGGTACCCCGCGTGCCCTGCTCCTGCTATAACTCATCGGCAACCAACGATTCTGCAGTCTTCGATATGATTTCCTTACCCCAGTTCAGCCGGCTCGGACCACCGGCGCGGCCCAGGCAAAATACAGACTTTTGCGTGGTCCCGGCAAACAGCTACATCTACCgagag GGCTGCGCGCGGAGCCTCCAGAAGTGGTTGCACAATAACCTCATCTCCATAGTGGGCATTTGTCTGGGCGTCGGTCTACTCGAG CTTCATGACGCTCTCGATATTCCTGTGCAGAAACCTGGACAAAGTCTTCGACAGACTCGCTCGGTACCGCTAGGCCCCGCCCTTCCTAAAGCCCCACCCCGACCCCTTCCAGGACCCTGGGCACTTCCCTGA
- the CD37 gene encoding leukocyte antigen CD37 isoform X5, whose amino-acid sequence MGLALLGCVGALKELRCLLGLYFGILLLLFATQITLGILISTQRIRLERRVKDIVLQTIQKYRTDPEKTEAEESWDYVQFQLRCCGWNSPQDWFHVPSLRSNESEVPRVPCSCYNSSATNDSAVFDMISLPQFSRLGPPARPRQNTDFCVVPANSYIYREGCARSLQKWLHNNLISIVGICLGVGLLELHDALDIPVQKPGQSLRQTRSVPLGPALPKAPPRPLPGPWALP is encoded by the exons ATGGGCCTTGCCCTCCTGGGCTGTGTGGGGGCCCTGAAGGAGCTACGCTGCCTCCTGGGCCTG TATTTTGGGATACTGCTGCTCCTGTTTGCCACGCAGATCACCCTGGGAATCCTCATCTCCACTCAGCGGATCCGG CTGGAGCGGAGGGTGAAGGACATCGTGCTGCAGACGATCCAAAAGTACCGCACAGACCCGGAGAAGACGGAGGCGGAGGAGAGCTGGGACTATGTGCAGTTCCAG CTGCGCTGCTGCGGCTGGAATTCTCCTCAGGACTGGTTCCATGTCCCCAGCCTGAGAAGCAACGAATCGGAGGTACCCCGCGTGCCCTGCTCCTGCTATAACTCATCGGCAACCAACGATTCTGCAGTCTTCGATATGATTTCCTTACCCCAGTTCAGCCGGCTCGGACCACCGGCGCGGCCCAGGCAAAATACAGACTTTTGCGTGGTCCCGGCAAACAGCTACATCTACCgagag GGCTGCGCGCGGAGCCTCCAGAAGTGGTTGCACAATAACCTCATCTCCATAGTGGGCATTTGTCTGGGCGTCGGTCTACTCGAG CTTCATGACGCTCTCGATATTCCTGTGCAGAAACCTGGACAAAGTCTTCGACAGACTCGCTCGGTACCGCTAGGCCCCGCCCTTCCTAAAGCCCCACCCCGACCCCTTCCAGGACCCTGGGCACTTCCCTGA
- the CD37 gene encoding leukocyte antigen CD37 isoform X3, whose translation MSAQDSCLSLIKYLLFVFNLFFFVLGSLIFCFGIWILIDKTSFVSFVGLSFMPLQIWSKGLAVSGILTMGLALLGCVGALKELRCLLGLYFGILLLLFATQITLGILISTQRIRLERRVKDIVLQTIQKYRTDPEKTEAEESWDYVQFQLRCCGWNSPQDWFHVPSLRSNESEVPRVPCSCYNSSATNDSAVFDMISLPQFSRLGPPARPRQNTDFCVVPANSYIYREGCARSLQKWLHNNLISIVGICLGVGLLELSFMTLSIFLCRNLDKVFDRLARYR comes from the exons ATGTCGGCCCAGGACAGCTGCCTCAGCCTCATCAAGTACCTCCTCTTCGTTTTCAACCTCTTCTTCTTC GTTCTAGGCAGCCTGATTTTCTGCTTCGGCATCTGGATACTCATCGACAAGACCAGCTTCGTGTCCTTTGTGG GCTTGTCCTTCATGCCCCTGCAGATCTGGTCCAAGGGCCTGGCTGTCTCTGGAATCCTCACCATGGGCCTTGCCCTCCTGGGCTGTGTGGGGGCCCTGAAGGAGCTACGCTGCCTCCTGGGCCTG TATTTTGGGATACTGCTGCTCCTGTTTGCCACGCAGATCACCCTGGGAATCCTCATCTCCACTCAGCGGATCCGG CTGGAGCGGAGGGTGAAGGACATCGTGCTGCAGACGATCCAAAAGTACCGCACAGACCCGGAGAAGACGGAGGCGGAGGAGAGCTGGGACTATGTGCAGTTCCAG CTGCGCTGCTGCGGCTGGAATTCTCCTCAGGACTGGTTCCATGTCCCCAGCCTGAGAAGCAACGAATCGGAGGTACCCCGCGTGCCCTGCTCCTGCTATAACTCATCGGCAACCAACGATTCTGCAGTCTTCGATATGATTTCCTTACCCCAGTTCAGCCGGCTCGGACCACCGGCGCGGCCCAGGCAAAATACAGACTTTTGCGTGGTCCCGGCAAACAGCTACATCTACCgagag GGCTGCGCGCGGAGCCTCCAGAAGTGGTTGCACAATAACCTCATCTCCATAGTGGGCATTTGTCTGGGCGTCGGTCTACTCGAG CTCAGCTTCATGACGCTCTCGATATTCCTGTGCAGAAACCTGGACAAAGTCTTCGACAGACTCGCTCGGTACCGCTAG
- the SLC6A16 gene encoding LOW QUALITY PROTEIN: orphan sodium- and chloride-dependent neurotransmitter transporter NTT5 (The sequence of the model RefSeq protein was modified relative to this genomic sequence to represent the inferred CDS: inserted 1 base in 1 codon; deleted 1 base in 1 codon; substituted 2 bases at 2 genomic stop codons) yields the protein MTTVNKNMEAQDKEPWMSRTSDSKYLTATTSVSPVLKSELLSAEELNGKKEKVDTLSSHIWFDEDNDEALETTDKDEPKDEAPTDRPSWASKTEYLLAQVGFSVGLNTIWSFPYLCFHNGSGSFLIIXVFMLLSVGVPLLLLEMAASQRMRQGSLDVWKAVSPWTGGLGYTSLMVCFITGLYYSVLMAWGALYLVQSLQSPPPWASCPLLRNSSDFGEKRGKRAGGSEMGGPPVVHLSVCFFAVWFITCVSTIRGPRATGKVSRPLMLYVSVTLPYICLSCLLIRSVMLEGAHFGLKSLLAAKVPALYSEEVWRRAGNQLFLSVGSGFGSFTAISXYTPWPSNCVTDAVAVALLSPTSSLVVTLFVFAITGHLATETSKKCCLKWNAETVMRLVATRVLPPEVQPPDSLCHHPDPIYSMWLGNLPEQARSLVLPYLSNCSLSEQLKEVRSGHGGSGVVLVAYTGIISVFSGSTFWSFIIFILLVNLGLCTMTRIMQVIIIPLQDTFSSLRKYTKLLTVSACMCMFLCSLIFAWPSGSYYVNLLDEYWASLCLFFILILENMAMAGIYGARRCCPQPRIFCHVPTQPGSLGSFGLSCQVSNPRPMESPIRFLADLSIMLGRPVSPVCRWLWCCLSPAVLLVLFITTLTHLSLKTINYLAXDSSTPFAPENLGILSLPPLSPQSNEVIRTYRSWAKVLLVVLIVVLIFPVPAYFLYTLVEVAFPVSMIRSRPQ from the exons ATGACGACTGTTAATAAAAACATGGAGGCCCAGGATAAGGAACCCTGGATGTCTAGGACTTCGGATTCCAAATACCTAACTGCTactacctcagtttccccagtctTAAAGTCCGAGTTGTTGTCTGCTGAGGAACTGAATGGGAAGAAAGAGAAGGTTGACACTCTGTCATCACACATTTGGTTTGATGAAGATAATGATGAAGCACTGGAGACCACAGACAAAGATGAGCCAAAGGATGAAGCCCCCACTGACCGGCCATCCTGGGCCAGTAAAACTGAGTACCTCCTGGCCCAGGTGGGCTTCTCTGTGGGGCTGAACACCATCTGGAGCTTTCCTTATCTGTGTTTTCACAATGGAAGTG GCAGCTTTCTCATCATCTAAGTCTTCATGCTGCTCTCGGTCGGGGTTCCCCTTCTCTTGCTGGAGATGGCAGCCAGTCAGAGGATGCGTCAGGGCAGCTTGGATGTGTGGAAGGCCGTCAGCCCCTGGACTGGCGGTTTGGGGTATACCAGCCTCATG GTGTGCTTCATCACGGGCTTGTACTACAGCGTGCTCATGGCCTGGGGAGCCTTGTATTTGGTTCAGTCTTTGCAGTCTCCACCGCCTTGGGCTTCGTGTCCCTTACTGAGGAATTCCAGTGATTTTggtgagaagagagggaaaagggcAGGTGGGAGCGAGATGGGTGGGCCGCCAGTAGTGCATCTCAGTGTCTGTTTCTTTGCGGTCTGGTTCATTACCTGCGTCTCCACGATCAGAGGGCCCAGGGCCACTGGGAAGGTGAGCCGCCCTTTG ATGCTGTATGTCTCAGTGACCCTTCCCTACATCTGCCTTTCCTGTCTCCTTATCCGGAGCGTCATGCTGGAAGGCGCACATTTTGGTCTCAAGAGTCTGTTGGCTGCCAAG GTGCCAGCCCTGTACTCCGAGGAAGTGTGGCGCCGGGCAGGGAACCAGCTCTTTCTGTCTGTAGGCTCTGGCTTCGGCAGCTTCACCGCAATAA TCTACACCCCGTGGCCCAGCAACTGTGTCACTGATGCTGTCGCTGTGGCTCTTCTCAGTCCGACCTCCTCTCTGGTGGTCACGTTGTTTGTATTTGCCATAACGGGCCACTTGGCTACAGAGACCAGCAAAAAATGCTGCCTGAAGTG GAATGCTGAGACAGTGATGAGACTGGTAGCAACGCGGGTGCTACCTCCTGAGGTCCAGCCCCCGGATAGTCTGTGTCATCATCCAGACCCCATCTACTCCATGTGGCTCGGCAACCTCCCTGAACAAGCCAGAAGCTTAGTCCTACCATATCTGTCCAATTGCAGCTTAtctgagcagctgaaggaggTACGTAGTG GTCATGGAGGGTCAGGTGTGGTCCTTGTGGCATATACTGGCATCATCTCTGTGTTTTCTGGATCCACCTTCTGGTCCTTCATCATCTTCATATTGCTGGTGAACCTGGGGCTGTGCACCATGACAAGGATCATGCAGGTCATCATTATCCCACTCCAGGACACCTTCTCTTCCCTCAGGAAATACACAAAGCTGCTCACAG TGAGTGCCTGTATGTGTATGTTCCTGTGCAGCCTTATTTTTGCATGGCCCTCTGGCAGCTACTATGTGAACCTGCTGGATGAATACTGGGCATCTCTGTGCCTCTTCTTCATTCTCATCTTGGAGAACATGGCCATGGCCGGGATCTATGGAGCCAGAAGGTGTTGCCCTCAGCCCAGGATCTTCTGCCATGTGCCCACACAGCCAGGGTCCCTAGGGAGCTTTGGCCTCTCCTGTCAGGTCTCCAATCCCAGGCCTATGGAGAGCCCCATAAG GTTTCTCGCAGACCTCAGCATCATGCTGGGCCGCCCCGTCTCCCCCGTCTGTCGCTGGCTGTGGTGCTGTCTGTCTCCCGCCGTGCTGCTGGTCCTGTTTATAACTACCCTGACCCATCTGTCTCTGAAGACCATCAACTACTTGGCGTAGGACTCAAGCACT CCTTTCGCTCCAGAGAACCTGGGCATTTTAAgccttcctcccctttctccacagtccaATGAGGTGATCCGAACTTACCGGTCATGGGCGAAAGTCTTGCTTGTCGTCCTCATCGTCGTC CTCATCTTTCCCGTCCCTGCCTACTTCTTGTACACCCTCGTTGAGGTGGCTTTTCCAGTCTCCATGATCCGCAGTAGGCCGCAGTAG